The following are encoded together in the Coprobacter tertius genome:
- a CDS encoding metallophosphoesterase, producing MKLLPLVFILLLLFNVGVDYYIYRRIILRWMSRFSIRMIFWGSSILLQLGFLFMSIIIKSNFDGRHSWAVMWFLFIYFTVYMPRIGYFIVSLFDYLPLLFKRKKNWIGSIIGGILGMYVFGAMLWGAFYDRTHPIVHEVVINSEKLPASFDGYKIVQFSDTHLENYGRDTAFISRFVDEINALQPDLILFTGDLVNRRASELPRFMPVLSRLKAHDGVWSVLGNHDYGDYVRWPNPLDKVKNLESLKEGQRSMGWNLLNNQSVYLRRGNDSIALIGVENWSKPPFPRYGDLHKAYPDLEDEYFKILMTHDPTHWQAEVLPETNIDLTLSGHTHAMQIKQHLGQWKYSPAGMKYPEWGGLYEKENRYLYVNEGTGYVLLPIRIGTQPDITFITLKSVK from the coding sequence ATGAAATTACTTCCTTTGGTTTTTATATTGCTGCTTTTATTTAATGTAGGGGTCGATTATTATATTTATCGACGTATCATTTTACGGTGGATGAGCCGGTTCTCGATACGTATGATATTCTGGGGAAGCAGTATTTTGCTGCAACTCGGATTTTTATTTATGTCGATTATTATAAAAAGTAATTTCGACGGGCGGCATTCGTGGGCTGTTATGTGGTTTTTGTTTATTTATTTTACGGTTTATATGCCCCGCATCGGTTATTTTATAGTTTCGCTTTTCGATTACCTTCCTTTGCTGTTTAAACGTAAAAAAAATTGGATCGGCTCTATTATCGGAGGTATTCTGGGAATGTATGTGTTCGGAGCTATGTTATGGGGCGCTTTTTATGATCGTACCCACCCGATCGTTCATGAAGTCGTTATAAATTCCGAAAAATTACCGGCTTCTTTCGATGGTTACAAAATCGTTCAGTTTTCTGATACTCATCTCGAAAATTATGGGAGAGATACGGCCTTTATTTCTCGTTTTGTAGATGAAATAAACGCTTTACAGCCCGATCTTATCTTGTTTACAGGCGATCTTGTGAATAGGCGCGCTTCTGAACTGCCTCGTTTTATGCCAGTTCTTTCGAGACTGAAAGCGCACGATGGCGTATGGTCGGTATTGGGGAATCACGATTATGGAGATTATGTAAGATGGCCTAATCCGCTCGATAAAGTAAAGAATCTCGAATCTTTAAAAGAGGGACAACGGTCGATGGGCTGGAATTTGTTGAACAACCAGTCGGTTTATTTGCGACGGGGTAACGATTCTATTGCGCTGATCGGTGTGGAAAACTGGAGCAAGCCTCCTTTCCCGCGTTACGGCGACTTACACAAGGCGTATCCCGATCTCGAAGATGAATATTTTAAAATACTCATGACACACGATCCTACTCACTGGCAAGCCGAAGTATTGCCTGAAACGAATATCGATCTCACTTTATCGGGACATACGCATGCCATGCAGATTAAACAGCATTTAGGGCAGTGGAAATACTCACCTGCCGGGATGAAATATCCGGAGTGGGGTGGTCTGTATGAAAAGGAGAACCGATACCTGTATGTAAACGAAGGAACCGGTTATGTACTTTTACCTATACGTATAGGGACGCAACCCGATATTACATTTATCACCTTAAAGTCGGTGAAATGA
- a CDS encoding ATP-binding cassette domain-containing protein, giving the protein MSAKVKIYVAVICSCLTLLAGWQWLSITMGNPHLFPGVFSLFSSFYDIVISPFFFDAIFFTFIRGLAGMGVSLVVSVFLARVMSYGIFLKAYIQPFLSLLRSIPVISFILLFLIWLRPGYIPFVMALVTMVPILTENIETGYRNLSPGIVEFSTIFGMNRGRRFKYVVYPALRPYLFSGLVSASGIGWKAIIIGEVLAQPQWGIGVAIKEAHGFIEIPELVSWTIIAVLLSYLIEICLRRISCYTFPLRFKINRKNVLIPVYSAITFENVSKTYERVKHEPHLLFENISFTIPPDGVCCITGASGVGKTTVLKMLSGLEKIDSGKINTGNHRISYLPQHPCLFPWFTVGENLMLPLLGSYTESEAVRMSTEILKRMDLEGYGNRMPDTLSGGEKQRVALARALLYPSTLWLFDEPFTGIDEECKKKIIKYITDLRKERSILFIYVSHDTDEKDIAGFQIEIPFHKKENNNII; this is encoded by the coding sequence ATGAGTGCGAAAGTAAAGATATATGTAGCCGTTATTTGTTCTTGTCTGACACTTCTGGCAGGGTGGCAATGGTTATCTATAACCATGGGTAACCCGCATTTATTTCCGGGAGTGTTTTCTCTTTTTTCCTCTTTTTACGATATTGTAATATCTCCGTTTTTTTTCGATGCGATATTTTTTACTTTTATACGCGGGTTAGCGGGTATGGGGGTATCATTGGTTGTGTCTGTTTTTCTGGCACGTGTAATGTCTTACGGTATATTTCTGAAAGCCTATATACAGCCGTTTCTTTCTTTGTTAAGGTCGATACCGGTAATATCGTTTATTTTATTATTTCTTATATGGTTGCGTCCGGGATATATTCCGTTTGTTATGGCGCTGGTTACGATGGTTCCGATTCTTACCGAGAATATCGAAACCGGTTATCGGAATTTGTCGCCAGGTATAGTCGAATTTTCGACGATATTCGGAATGAATAGGGGGAGGCGTTTTAAATATGTTGTTTATCCGGCTTTACGTCCTTATCTTTTTAGTGGGCTTGTTTCTGCATCGGGTATCGGTTGGAAGGCGATTATTATCGGTGAAGTGTTGGCTCAACCTCAGTGGGGCATCGGAGTCGCTATTAAAGAAGCTCACGGATTTATCGAGATTCCCGAACTGGTGTCGTGGACGATTATTGCCGTTTTGTTGAGTTATTTAATCGAAATTTGTTTGAGGAGGATAAGCTGTTATACCTTCCCTTTGCGTTTTAAAATTAATAGAAAGAATGTTTTAATTCCTGTATATTCAGCTATCACATTCGAGAATGTTTCTAAAACTTATGAGAGAGTGAAGCATGAGCCGCATTTGTTATTTGAAAATATTTCTTTCACGATACCACCTGACGGTGTTTGTTGTATAACCGGTGCTTCTGGAGTCGGTAAAACGACGGTGTTGAAGATGTTATCCGGTTTGGAAAAAATCGACTCGGGAAAAATAAATACCGGAAACCATCGAATATCTTATCTACCGCAACACCCGTGTTTGTTTCCTTGGTTTACGGTAGGGGAGAATCTTATGCTTCCTCTTTTGGGATCGTATACCGAATCAGAGGCTGTCAGAATGTCGACAGAGATACTGAAGAGAATGGATTTGGAGGGATATGGAAACCGTATGCCTGATACTTTAAGCGGAGGTGAAAAACAACGGGTCGCATTGGCGAGGGCATTATTGTATCCTTCGACATTGTGGCTATTTGACGAACCCTTTACCGGAATAGATGAGGAATGCAAGAAAAAAATTATAAAATATATAACCGATCTGAGGAAAGAACGCAGTATTCTTTTTATTTATGTAAGTCACGATACCGATGAAAAGGATATTGCCGGTTTCCAGATCGAGATTCCTTTCCATAAAAAAGAGAATAATAATATAATATGA
- a CDS encoding Tex family protein, whose amino-acid sequence MNTLFCQLISKSLGIGERQVGNTVALLSEGATIPFISRYRKEVTGALDEVQIGDIKDRYDKLCELEKRKQTILLTIEEQEKLTPELRARIENTWDTTELEDIYLPFKPRRRTRAEVAREKGLEPLAKILMIQTEREPETRALSFVKGDVKDVDEALKGARDIIAEWVSENERSRNLVRSVFRKEAVITSKVVKGKEEEGIKYKDYFDWSEPLKRCSSHRLLAIRRGETEGFLKVSIDTVDEVCIDRLEGQYVKGASASSAQVSDAVRDGYKRLLKPSIETEFSAISKERADDEAIRVFAENLKQLLLAPPLGQKRVMGIDPGYRTGCKVVCLDAQGTLLHNETIYPHPPKQDISGSARKIVKLVEAYNIEAIAIGNGTASRETEQFITNLRYDRSVQVFVVSENGASIYSASKVAREEFPDYDVTVRGAVSIGRRLMDPLAELVKIDPKSIGVGQYQHDVDQVKLKKSLDQTVENCVNKVGVNVNTASKHLLTYISGLGPQLAQNIVDYRSKNGPFASRKELMMVPRMGEKAFEQSAGFLRIQDAENPLDNSAVHPESYSVVEQMARDLGCTVGDLIVKKELRKSLNLEKYISQTVGLPTLNDIMEELDKPGRDPRKCIRVFEFDPSVKTIDDLREGMVLPGIVTNITNFGCFVDVGIKENGLVHISQLADRFVSDPTEVVSLHQHVKVKVIGVDRDRKRVQLTMKEI is encoded by the coding sequence ATGAATACACTTTTTTGTCAATTGATCTCGAAGAGTCTCGGAATAGGAGAACGACAGGTCGGAAATACGGTCGCTTTGCTTTCTGAAGGAGCTACGATACCTTTTATAAGTCGTTATCGTAAAGAGGTAACAGGAGCTCTCGATGAAGTACAGATCGGGGATATAAAAGACCGGTATGATAAATTATGCGAGTTGGAGAAAAGAAAGCAGACGATTTTGTTGACTATTGAGGAACAGGAAAAACTGACTCCCGAATTACGAGCTCGTATTGAAAATACCTGGGATACGACCGAATTGGAGGATATATATTTGCCTTTCAAACCGCGCCGTCGTACACGAGCTGAAGTTGCTCGTGAAAAAGGTCTCGAACCGTTGGCGAAAATATTGATGATACAGACTGAAAGAGAACCCGAAACACGTGCGCTTTCTTTTGTGAAAGGAGATGTAAAAGATGTTGATGAGGCTTTAAAAGGAGCACGTGATATTATCGCCGAGTGGGTAAGCGAAAACGAGCGGTCTCGTAATCTTGTCAGATCTGTCTTTCGTAAAGAAGCCGTAATCACGTCGAAAGTGGTAAAAGGAAAAGAGGAAGAGGGTATTAAGTATAAAGATTATTTCGATTGGAGTGAACCTTTGAAACGCTGTTCGTCTCATCGTTTACTGGCGATAAGGCGTGGTGAAACAGAAGGATTTTTGAAAGTTTCGATCGATACCGTCGATGAAGTATGTATCGATCGCCTCGAGGGACAATATGTAAAAGGAGCTTCCGCTTCATCGGCTCAGGTTTCAGATGCTGTCAGAGATGGTTATAAGAGATTATTGAAGCCTTCTATCGAAACCGAATTTTCAGCCATATCTAAAGAACGCGCCGACGATGAAGCTATACGTGTTTTTGCTGAAAATCTCAAACAGTTATTATTAGCTCCTCCTCTGGGTCAGAAGAGAGTAATGGGAATAGACCCGGGATATCGTACCGGATGTAAGGTCGTTTGCCTCGACGCTCAAGGTACGCTGTTGCATAACGAAACGATATATCCACATCCTCCCAAACAAGATATTTCGGGATCCGCTCGTAAAATTGTCAAATTGGTAGAGGCTTATAATATCGAAGCGATTGCGATCGGAAACGGTACGGCGAGCCGTGAAACTGAACAGTTTATAACTAATTTACGATACGATCGTTCGGTACAGGTTTTTGTCGTGAGCGAAAACGGAGCATCTATATATTCTGCTTCTAAAGTGGCGAGAGAAGAGTTTCCAGATTATGATGTTACGGTACGCGGGGCGGTTTCGATCGGCCGTCGTTTAATGGACCCCTTGGCCGAATTAGTTAAAATAGATCCTAAATCGATCGGAGTCGGGCAATACCAACATGATGTAGATCAGGTGAAGTTAAAAAAGTCGCTCGACCAGACTGTCGAAAATTGTGTCAATAAGGTAGGTGTAAATGTAAATACGGCCAGTAAACATCTTCTCACTTATATATCGGGCCTCGGGCCTCAATTGGCTCAGAATATTGTAGATTATCGCAGTAAAAACGGACCTTTTGCGTCTCGTAAAGAATTGATGATGGTTCCTCGTATGGGTGAAAAAGCTTTTGAACAATCGGCCGGTTTTTTACGAATACAGGATGCTGAAAATCCGTTGGATAATTCTGCAGTACATCCCGAAAGTTATTCTGTTGTGGAACAAATGGCCCGTGATCTCGGCTGTACCGTCGGAGACTTGATTGTGAAAAAAGAATTGAGAAAGTCTTTGAATCTCGAAAAATATATTTCGCAAACGGTGGGACTTCCCACTTTGAATGATATCATGGAAGAACTCGACAAACCCGGGCGAGATCCCAGAAAATGTATTCGGGTATTCGAATTCGATCCTTCGGTAAAAACGATTGATGATCTTCGTGAAGGTATGGTATTACCCGGTATAGTGACTAATATCACGAATTTCGGATGTTTTGTCGATGTCGGAATCAAAGAGAACGGTTTGGTACATATCTCTCAGTTGGCCGATCGTTTCGTTTCCGATCCGACCGAGGTCGTATCTTTACATCAGCATGTAAAAGTTAAAGTAATTGGTGTAGATAGAGATAGAAAGAGGGTACAACTTACAATGAAAGAAATATGA
- a CDS encoding 2-amino-4-hydroxy-6-hydroxymethyldihydropteridine diphosphokinase, with product MKINRAIIGLASNIKGGMLLVKKSCQEIKAITVSAKFSSCYETVPVSSIPQPNYHNCVGIIETEWDFDHLRERFKEMEKAAGRHPDSKRQGEIPLDIDIVVWNDEVVKPRDMLQDYMQIGLLELK from the coding sequence ATGAAAATAAATCGGGCGATTATAGGGTTGGCGTCTAATATTAAAGGAGGGATGCTGCTTGTAAAGAAAAGTTGTCAGGAGATAAAAGCCATAACGGTTTCCGCTAAGTTTTCTTCATGTTATGAGACGGTTCCGGTAAGTAGTATACCCCAGCCTAATTATCATAATTGTGTGGGAATTATCGAAACGGAGTGGGATTTCGATCATTTGAGGGAACGTTTCAAAGAGATGGAAAAAGCGGCTGGACGGCATCCTGATTCGAAGCGGCAAGGAGAGATTCCTCTCGATATCGACATTGTGGTATGGAATGATGAAGTGGTGAAACCTCGTGACATGTTACAGGATTATATGCAAATAGGATTATTGGAATTGAAGTAA